Proteins encoded together in one Candidatus Bipolaricaulota bacterium window:
- the def gene encoding peptide deformylase produces MADKEISTQIVTYGDPVLRRRAAEVANIDSRIKRIATAMAEAMMRANGVGLAAPQIGISERIIALDIDGEFHVLINPEIVELAEEEEEATEGCLSVPGIDAPVSRRTHAVVRGYTLDEQEITLEGEGLMARAIQHEIDHLNGVLFIDHLTPAKRRFLLKEYARLQREKVR; encoded by the coding sequence ATGGCGGACAAGGAGATTTCCACACAGATTGTCACCTACGGCGATCCGGTCCTGCGCCGGAGGGCGGCTGAGGTGGCGAATATCGACTCGCGGATCAAGCGGATCGCCACGGCGATGGCAGAGGCGATGATGCGCGCGAATGGGGTCGGGCTCGCAGCGCCGCAGATCGGTATATCGGAGCGGATCATCGCCCTTGATATCGACGGTGAGTTTCATGTCCTGATCAACCCGGAGATCGTCGAGCTCGCGGAGGAAGAGGAGGAGGCGACCGAGGGCTGCCTGAGCGTTCCCGGGATCGACGCTCCGGTCAGCCGGAGGACCCATGCCGTGGTGCGCGGCTACACCCTGGACGAGCAGGAGATCACCCTCGAGGGCGAGGGGCTGATGGCGCGGGCGATCCAGCACGAGATCGACCACTTGAACGGGGTTCTGTTCATCGATCACCTCACCCCGGCCAAGCGGCGGTTCCTGCTCAAGGAGTACGCCCGCCTCCAGCGGGAGAAGGTTCGGTGA